Proteins encoded in a region of the Streptomyces akebiae genome:
- a CDS encoding TIGR04141 family sporadically distributed protein, protein MASNTAVRTVYRLSGVTPTTEAMLYALDLELLDRLGADPHLPEALGVPAVYITCGMEHTEAPWCEPMSRSTGITVSESVRRTAAVLLLAVDDTVYAIGCDQGYRLIPDHLKDRRFGLSFAIRQMDPSLIRGAVSRSLGQARTDISLVPGGAPVPLLGIRDHSRIVRSLGGYLDDLPLTRSRYSRGKAVSAQGGCGLRIALGVEPEALLSDLRTITRICREDIPNQELEFVDHIVPVSAPTTLDALDEALDDRLGRPADGSISVCVPSEHHMAYAEATTYMTQINSSNGALRSDDFDLGYVLTRARLAQPGQRLKALREGTVTLARDRRVRAADTLAVTSALTWLETGVSLGPRRFFLMDGEWYEAGAAYVEECQAAVRALFSPSPSVSLPSWADGESENTYNNRVAADRPDWLCLDTKNVANPLRPRDQVEICDLLTPDGTLILVKRAGGSGPLSHLFSQARVAVELLQESAQVRADFTAKVAGLSGGARLLPNDYTPKRIVLAMLLKKRENLTPDSVFGFSQITIAQTSKALAARGVTVEVVGIPQVDTDPLSPPLHDAGMRTAVPG, encoded by the coding sequence TTGGCATCGAACACCGCAGTACGCACCGTTTACCGACTGTCCGGCGTCACCCCCACCACGGAAGCCATGCTGTACGCCCTCGACCTCGAACTTCTGGACAGACTCGGTGCCGATCCGCATTTACCGGAGGCGCTCGGGGTCCCGGCCGTGTACATCACCTGCGGAATGGAGCACACCGAGGCCCCTTGGTGCGAACCCATGTCGCGCAGCACCGGCATCACGGTCAGCGAGAGTGTCCGGCGCACCGCCGCCGTGCTTCTGCTCGCCGTCGACGACACGGTGTACGCCATCGGCTGTGACCAGGGGTACCGGCTGATCCCCGACCACCTCAAGGACAGGCGCTTCGGCCTCTCGTTCGCCATCCGGCAGATGGACCCGAGCCTGATCCGCGGAGCCGTGTCGAGGTCTCTCGGGCAGGCACGCACCGACATCTCCTTGGTTCCGGGCGGCGCCCCGGTCCCGCTGCTGGGCATCCGTGACCACTCGCGCATCGTGCGCAGCCTGGGCGGATACCTCGACGACCTGCCGCTCACCCGGTCGCGCTACTCGCGCGGAAAGGCCGTGAGTGCCCAGGGCGGGTGCGGACTGCGGATCGCCCTCGGAGTCGAGCCCGAGGCCCTGCTCTCCGACCTGCGGACCATCACCAGAATCTGCCGCGAGGACATCCCGAACCAGGAACTGGAGTTCGTCGACCACATCGTCCCGGTCAGCGCTCCGACGACCCTCGACGCGCTCGACGAGGCCCTGGACGACCGTCTCGGCCGACCCGCCGACGGAAGCATCTCCGTCTGTGTCCCCTCCGAACATCACATGGCTTACGCGGAGGCCACCACGTACATGACGCAGATCAACAGCAGCAACGGTGCCCTGCGCTCCGACGACTTCGACCTCGGGTACGTACTCACCCGGGCCCGCCTCGCACAGCCTGGGCAACGCCTCAAGGCGCTGCGCGAGGGAACCGTGACCCTTGCCAGGGACCGCCGAGTGAGGGCCGCCGACACTCTCGCCGTCACCAGCGCGCTGACGTGGCTGGAGACCGGCGTCTCGCTCGGCCCCAGACGGTTCTTCCTGATGGACGGCGAGTGGTACGAGGCAGGGGCCGCCTATGTCGAAGAGTGCCAGGCCGCCGTACGGGCGCTGTTCTCACCTTCACCCTCCGTCTCCCTTCCCTCCTGGGCGGACGGTGAGTCGGAGAACACCTACAACAACAGGGTGGCTGCCGACCGGCCCGACTGGCTCTGCCTCGACACCAAGAACGTCGCCAATCCTCTCCGGCCCAGGGACCAGGTCGAGATCTGCGATCTGCTCACGCCTGACGGCACCCTGATCCTCGTCAAGCGCGCAGGCGGTTCCGGTCCGCTGAGTCACCTGTTCAGCCAGGCCAGGGTGGCGGTGGAACTGCTCCAGGAGTCCGCCCAGGTCCGCGCGGACTTCACCGCGAAGGTGGCCGGGCTGAGTGGCGGCGCACGCCTGCTTCCGAATGACTACACGCCCAAGCGGATCGTCCTTGCGATGCTCCTCAAGAAGCGCGAGAACCTGACCCCGGATTCCGTCTTCGGGTTCTCCCAGATCACCATCGCCCAGACCTCGAAGGCCCTGGCAGCACGCGGAGTGACTGTCGAGGTCGTCGGCATCCCGCAAGTCGATACTGACCCACTTTCTCCACCTTTGCACGACGCGGGAATGCGTACGGCAGTCCCTGGCTGA
- a CDS encoding amylo-alpha-1,6-glucosidase, producing the protein MTAARSGPAFSVHDIPFSAYGSWFDISPVVAEKTYAEDLHLVSHQNGMHGVLRLVPVDPATGERAETRVEAVPGLLTWTDGKGRVELAYETPDTVRLRGSGPDFAVLAAARTLTPFSGTYFFHDPAANAHVFTSYETGRRYRVTLLSGVLADTVGAQALGGADRGVTVSARGDGDWEIAIEEFDTARPPYVSSAPFDAVVAAARTAFADFVDAVAPWRSDDTPAAELAAYVVWSATVAAKGLVTRPGVLMSKHWMDKVWSWDHCFNALALAPGRPELARDQFHLPFDHQDESGALPDSVTHSEVLHNFVKPPIHGWAFGRLRRTLPTPPDRTELTLTYERLERWTGFWLTARRVPGADLPHYQHGNDSGWDNATTFDPERVVVTADLAAFLVLQLHELTFLAKELGMENEAARWRRTAAEIQAALLDQLWNGDRFVARSAVTGDTWSSAGLLDLMPIALGEHLPAEVAGALADHIKAHLTPYGLATELPTSPHYLADGYWRGPIWAPATVLVEDGLRRAGHERLADDVSARFRALCETHGFAENFDALTGTGLRDRAYTWTASSYLLLAREHHLRGTDED; encoded by the coding sequence ATGACCGCCGCCCGATCCGGCCCGGCCTTCTCCGTCCACGACATCCCGTTCAGCGCGTACGGATCCTGGTTCGACATCTCCCCCGTGGTGGCGGAGAAGACCTACGCCGAGGACCTCCACCTCGTCTCGCACCAGAACGGCATGCACGGCGTCCTGCGCCTGGTCCCCGTGGACCCGGCGACGGGCGAGCGGGCCGAGACCCGCGTCGAGGCGGTACCGGGCCTGCTCACCTGGACCGACGGGAAGGGACGGGTCGAACTCGCCTACGAGACACCGGACACCGTACGCCTGCGGGGCAGCGGCCCGGACTTCGCCGTCCTCGCCGCCGCGCGGACCCTGACCCCGTTCAGCGGCACGTACTTCTTCCACGACCCGGCGGCGAACGCGCACGTCTTCACCTCGTACGAGACCGGCCGCCGCTACCGCGTCACCCTGCTGTCCGGCGTCCTCGCCGACACGGTCGGGGCACAGGCCCTGGGCGGCGCCGACCGAGGTGTCACCGTGTCCGCGCGGGGGGACGGCGACTGGGAGATCGCGATCGAGGAGTTCGACACCGCCCGCCCCCCGTACGTGTCCTCGGCGCCCTTCGACGCCGTCGTGGCCGCCGCGCGCACCGCCTTCGCGGACTTCGTCGACGCCGTGGCTCCCTGGCGTTCGGATGACACCCCGGCCGCGGAACTCGCCGCCTACGTCGTCTGGTCGGCGACCGTGGCGGCGAAGGGCCTGGTCACCCGGCCGGGCGTGCTGATGTCCAAGCACTGGATGGACAAGGTCTGGAGCTGGGACCACTGCTTCAACGCCCTTGCCCTCGCGCCCGGTCGGCCCGAGCTGGCCCGGGACCAATTCCACCTGCCTTTCGACCACCAGGACGAGAGCGGCGCCCTGCCGGACTCGGTCACCCACTCCGAGGTCCTCCACAACTTTGTCAAGCCACCCATCCACGGCTGGGCCTTCGGCCGGCTGCGCCGCACCCTGCCGACACCTCCGGACCGCACCGAACTGACCCTGACGTACGAGCGCCTGGAGCGCTGGACCGGCTTCTGGCTCACCGCCCGGCGCGTCCCCGGTGCCGATCTGCCCCACTACCAGCACGGCAACGACAGCGGCTGGGACAACGCCACCACCTTCGACCCCGAGCGGGTCGTCGTCACCGCCGATCTCGCGGCCTTCCTCGTCCTCCAGCTCCATGAACTCACCTTTCTGGCAAAGGAGTTGGGAATGGAAAACGAGGCCGCACGGTGGAGGCGCACGGCCGCGGAGATCCAGGCCGCGCTGTTGGACCAGCTGTGGAACGGGGACAGGTTCGTCGCCCGCTCGGCCGTCACCGGGGACACCTGGAGCAGCGCCGGCCTCCTCGACCTGATGCCCATCGCGCTGGGCGAGCATCTACCCGCCGAGGTCGCCGGCGCGCTCGCCGACCACATCAAGGCCCACCTGACCCCGTACGGTCTCGCCACCGAACTGCCCACCTCACCGCACTACCTCGCCGACGGGTACTGGCGCGGCCCGATCTGGGCCCCTGCCACCGTCCTCGTCGAGGACGGCCTGCGCCGCGCCGGCCACGAACGCCTCGCGGACGACGTCAGCGCCCGCTTCCGCGCCCTGTGCGAGACCCACGGGTTCGCCGAGAACTTCGACGCCCTCACCGGCACCGGCCTGCGCGACCGCGCCTACACCTGGACCGCGAGCAGCTACCTCCTGCTCGCTCGGGAACACCACCTGCGCGGCACCGACGAGGACTGA